A section of the Quatrionicoccus australiensis genome encodes:
- a CDS encoding PP0621 family protein — protein MKYLLLLALIGVIWWRWKKRHERPVRFERTPDPKPENMVVCSHCGVHLPESDALNDAGEMFCGQAHLLAARASKRG, from the coding sequence ATGAAATACTTGTTACTTTTGGCCTTGATCGGCGTGATTTGGTGGCGCTGGAAAAAACGTCATGAGCGTCCGGTACGGTTTGAGCGTACCCCCGACCCGAAACCGGAGAACATGGTGGTTTGTTCGCATTGCGGCGTGCATCTTCCGGAAAGCGATGCCCTGAATGACGCAGGTGAGATGTTTTGCGGTCAGGCGCATCTGCTGGCAGCCCGGGCATCGAAGCGCGGATGA